tgctgctgcactgaggcCAAGTGGCATCAAACAAAGCCACTTCTCATGTCTGAAAACTCTTGGTGAGGGataagcagcagcagaagggtgGTAACCAATCtaaacagctgcagagctgaagcagAACCAACCTGCTCTGAGCCAGAGTTTAGGGTTCCTCTgcaaagggaaggagcaggaataacagcaTGAATAGCAAAGATAATTCAAAACAAAGAAGACACCAGACAGGTTCTATTCTTAGAAAAACTGCCTTCGCAATCAACAGTTTGATCCTTccagttttctttaaatgtcAGCACGGTGAGTATTTGTCACTGGGCCGTGGCTAATCATAAAATCCACCACTCACTGGCACTGGAACAAACACACCATGAGACCAAAAAAACTAGAACACAAAAAACTGAATTTACGTATCCATCCAAAGCAATGGGCGGGACTAATAAATACTTGTGGAATTTGGGGAACTCACACATCTccagagcaaacaaaaaaccccaaataaatcccagctcctctgtgggcaCTGATAAAAGTGAGTAATTCTAAACACTGAGCCCTCTTAAAATCCCATCCTGTTTGGTGTGAGGCAATATGGGAGAAGGACAGATTTTCTCAAAACCTGAGTGCAATAGCTTAATAGTGTGAGCTAAttacaaaatgtcattttccttAGCCCTGGAATTACAGTGAGTCAGCCTCTGGCTGCATCCCCTTTGGTCCCACTGGTTTATTATGTCCCCCAATCTCCAGAGCCTCACACTACAGCAAATAATAAAATCCCAAgaccagagaaggaaaaataaccaAGATTTCAGTGCATAATTTTTGCAAAGGGCAGTGAAGTTTTTTTGCAGTGAAGTAAACAGCTCAACATACTTCTGTGAACACATTaatcttttatttcagctgGTAAATCTGGCTCCTGGCTCACGTCACATTTCTTTCAAGCCATCAAACCAAACCAGCTCTTTTCTCCAAAAGAAGACTACAGCATTTCTTAGACTTACTGCTGTTAAAGAATTCCAGCAAATGCTGCCCAGAAAATCCATTTGGCTGCCTCAGCTATCCAAGAGTatttttaatggggaaaaaaaagaacatgttataaaagtattaatttttaatgtaatattcCATCTGGTTGACAAACCTGTCTGCAGAGAGAAGGCTCTCTCAGCAGTGGGTTTTCTGACTGAGGCACAGGAGTTGACAATCCTTAGATTCAGATTCTCTTCCCAGCTCCACATCAAAGCCATCCTGAGTGATTTCGGTGGCCATTTCTGCATGGCTCTCCATacaaaaaaatgagaatatgtaagcatttaaaaaatttctgtCTGTTCTAATACTGCACCTTCTAAGATTAGATTGAAGCATGCACAAAAGCACAAACAGTGATTTAATCAccttttctgctgctccctgtcagATACATCATCCTTCATGAAGACACACTCTTCTTTGCCCTTGTTATGCTTTTCATTCACTGATGATTACTACTGAAAATCTGTTTAACCTCTGTCAAAACAATGACTTGTTATTATTGTTCTGACAACTCTGCTTCTCTTGCCTGATCTGTTCAGGCTGATTAGACAGGAGAAACTTTCCCAGCCACCAGCAACCTGATGGAGGAGCCAAAACCAAGCAGGGATTTAACTGGGTGTTCTGAACATTCacattagaaaacaaaaactcactAGTGCAAATGTCACTGATGCACTTGATGAAAAGTGTATAAAACAAGTAAGGAAATGAATCTTACCTTATGTCCTTGCATGGAAATATTCTGagtttttccatctttcagatTTTTGCTAATACAAAAATAAGCTTTAAGTTATCTCCCAGCAATCTGACAGTTCTTTGTATCAAttgcagaaaatgaaggaagagTCTGATTCTCTTACAACCTTGTTCTTTTTAGCAGTGTTGGAtcccattttttattatttttttacctcctAAGGAAGCTTGAAATAGCAAGTTATCATTTTGAGGAAAACCTGTAGGAGATCAGAAGGCAAGAGAACAGCACAAAGATTGCCAAGAAGgtgctttatttctgcttggTCTCAGAAACACAATACCTAatctcttattaaaaaaaatcccaattctgTATAATCATAATTACTGTGTCTTCAACAGGACAAACTTCCAGCCAGTGAAAGACACTTTGGAATTTATATAACCAAGGCTTCAATAATAAGGGGATTATTATAGAGTTAGAAACCATAGATTTTATTAGGGTTTCTTCTTGATTTCACCTTTAACCCAGGACAGCTCAATGATTCCTGctagttttcttttccctgtgaaattTTTAAACAACACAGGGAACTACTGCAAACTTCTACTGAATAACCAGATATGCTCCTTCCCAGAAAGATAAAAGCAGGAAATCAGTGCCATGCTGGAGGCTTTGCCAGTGGCTTGGCAGAAAGTGCATCTTTTCCTGCAGGTTCAGTGCTCTGCCAGAGCAACACCAGCTGTTTTTGGGGTGAGCACAGCGAGGGAAGCAGGTGGGAGAGGAAGCAAGGAGGAAGTTCTCCCTGTCAGTGGGCTGGAATGGGTTTCCATGATCCATGGGAGCATACCTGGAGCCTTCCAAGCAGGGTTTTAAACATTCCTaagagacaggagcagcaggcagctgagaacACATGTGGGGAACACccaggccagggcagcagctcctccatccTCTGTGCCTGTTTAAGATCTCACAGTGTGCACACAGGTTACATTGCAGAGATCTGCACAAGATGTCATTAATCCTGCTACTTCCCTGGATTTTAGATTGCTTCTgtaaatattaaacatttgaCCCATGTTACTTCCTTTTCAATGAGTATTGCTTTTTATTCGTAGCTATTAGAAGATTAACAAGTAAAAGTTAGCTCTGGAAAAGGTCTTTACAGTAATTTATGGAGATTAACTTTCCTATTTAGGGTAAAGTCCAGACATTTACAAGAACAAtcacttaaataaaaatagaatataaaGCCTATGTTTAAAACATGGCCTTTATTAGCGCTGTCTAGTGAGCTCCATATTTATCTTACATTGAAATAGTTCTGCTTTGCttaagaaaagacagaaaaagtgCATTTACAAGagtactttttctttaattttctgcgAAAATGGAAGGAATTGGAATCACAAGTTGACAAATgctgtaaaaatgaaatttcaagaaACATCGATTTTAGTAATGCTACACCATCACTAGTGTTTCCTCCTGACCTTCTGCTGTGTGGAACCAGAATATCCTGATATACAGTCTAGAGCATCTATGTTATTACTCTACAGCatattaaacacagaaaaaggggCTCAGACCCCCTCTCAATGTACaaacatgaataaaaaaattgtttaaaaaatcatttttttatACATAATGTATATGCAAACTGCTTTAAATACATGGGTTTGGAAGAGTTATTTACAAGCTGCATCTGCCCGTGGGACAATCCACAGGCAGAGCACACACAGTTGCTTTTACTTTATTGGTGCATCTCAACTTTGGGAGATATAAATTTATTCGGCAGTACAGCAAACACAAGAACTTGTGACAAAGCATCTTAAGGGCAACCCAATAAATTTTGTTCCTCCAAACAAGGTTAAGTACTAGGACTGCCAAAGTTTCCAAATCAAGATTTGTTTTAACCCAGATGCCTGCTGGCAGATCTGTGTGGTGGAGGATATGTAGACAGACCCATTGGAAGTACAGGTTTGGCTACTGGATAACTCCTCCTGAAGAGCCAGAACTGATAAGGATGTTTTGTCCAAAGAGTGAACTAacctagaattttttttttccaattttattaatattttaaaaaatacataaaaatacaacatCCAATGtctgaataaatatatttaacaagTTGCAAGATACCTTATTTTACACAAAAATTTCAGCTTTAGAAATCTTGTTAAATAACTTCATTGTTgttatatatttcatttttcgtctttttgtaacaaaataaaaactctgaaattacatagaaaaaagacaaaatatttttgtcaaggGATAAGATAGTCCACTGAAAACCTATTCACAATTCCACTGTAAACATtaataaacattaaaacattTGCATAATTGTGTGCTCAAAAATCCTATAAAAAGTGGAAGACTTATTACAACTGTAGTTTTCAGTCAACTACACTTCCTTTCACAATTTATTTTGTCCCATTTACAGCTTTAAAACTGGGCACATTGCTGAACACATACTTTGGCAGTTCTGTATAGCAAGTGCTTCCACAAAGAGGAACTACTCACCAAGAGTTACCTACAGCTTGGTGAAAGTGCAGCAGTTACTCAGTTCTTTTGGAGAATACTCTGATGTCTGCTTGGTGCActtgctgtttttatttttttttaataagatcACCCTAGAACACCTGAATGCTTCATTGGACATAACTTTGCAAATTTGATAAGTGCCCTTCCTctgtgtcaggaaaaaaaaaacaacaaaacaacagaacaaaacaaaaagaaacaaacaagaaacaaaaacaaacacaatgaCAAGGATGTCACGTTGTGCCTACAAACCTTCAGTTACCAATGAGCTTAAGTTCTCTGAACAGTAATTAAACAAAAGAAGAGGGTGGGAGGGGGGAACAGGTACAGTCCAGCAGTGGAAGTGTGTACAGGATATACTTGGCAATGTCCAACCAGTTGAGTGCTTTCTGTGGCTGAATTTCAGGGTTTATGTCCATGGCAGCGAGCTGCTGGCAAGGCAGAGAAATGTTTATCACCTGCACTCCACAGCCAGCACGTTCTGGGGAGGAGAGGATGATGAGGGGCTCATTCCAGTGTCTGAGGAAGCAGATGACATGGATGCTCCTGTATGGGACACTGAACAGACAGAACAACAGATCAGCATCAGGTTATCAAAGTACAGCTCACAAGGAAGGCTTCCTTGGTTCTTAGGTTGTGTAAGacaacaaagcagcagcacaggcacaaaACACTGATAGAGAGGTTTTGCCAATTGCTTCCCCTGCTGTATTCACACAGGATTAGCCTTATCCAGTTATTGAAAAGGTAACTCAGATGAGTCTAATGGAAACACTTGCACTAGGAAGTCCAAGTGTTGACTACACAGTTATAAAAGAGTCAGCAAATGTTTCTGTCAGGTTCAAGCTCCAAAAGGCCGCAAACATTCTTTCAAAATCCAAACACAAACAGATGGTGACACTTTCCTTTCTTCTAAAATCTCATCAATTCAACTCAAATTGCCGTGAGTTATGCATTTCCAAACAAATTACCTCCTCATGGGAATCATAAAACAAATCTCAACCTCAccttctctgtctttcttttttaatcgTTTCCTTCTCCTGTCTATGGTTGCTACTTCTGACTTCAAGGACATGTAGTATTTTCGTATCTCCTGGAGCTTTTCTTGTAGGAAGGAGATCCTTTCAGTGCTGCTCATATTGTCCAGTTcatctgcaaagaaagaaagagagaaaagagagaaaagagaaagagagaaaagagaaagagagaaaagaaaaagagagaaaagagaaagagagaaaagagaaagagagaaaagagaaagagagaaaagagaaagagagaaaagagaaagagagaaaagaaaaagagagaaaagaaaaagagagaaaagaaaaagagagaaaagaaaaagagagaaaagaaaaagagagaaaagaaaaagagagaaaagaaaaagagagaaaagaaaaagagagaaaagaaaaagagagaaaagaaaaagagagaaaagaaaaaacagctttgtcAAGGtgattttaaacaaatgaaTGCAGTTCTTAAGAGGATGTAAGACACAGCATGGAAGATAATACATTTCCATAACTATGCCAAAAAGGCCCACACCTAATTTAGTATCCCaaaatttccatgttttcctttcagaacaAATTTTCTCACAAATTCCCTGTAATCGAGTCATTTCAAGAATCCTTACTGAGCTGGAAGCTCCATTTGTACACTCTGGGTGAAGCATTCTGGTGGTGGTGCTTGTCCCTGTGCTTGTCCTTCTCTCCATCCTTGATGTGAGGAGAAACCACCCTGGCAGGGGAGCGAGAAATCTTCTGGGGTTTGGATGCATTGATGTGTTTGACAGGAGTACATTTACTGGAACTGTCCAGGACAGGAAGATCTTCACTGTCACTGCTTTgtcctgcaggaaaaagaaattaatttggacTTAAAACCTCCAcattgacattttaaaaattgtggtTATAGTAAAGAAAACAATGACTAAAGAAccctgctgctttttgcttAGAAGATCACATAACACACCCAAGGAATAATGATCTCAGATTCCATGGATAACCTGATCAGACACAACATGCACTGAACTCTCAAGTGTAATAATCATAATTGATGCAGGAGAATTCAAGAGCTGACTAAGCCTAGTGAAAAAGTAATAGCCAAACTTCTGtacagaaataataaacaaacaTACCAAAATCAGAATATTAGAGTGCTGATAAACTGTCTTACATCACCTATTTTGGCTTTCTAATATAAAGCAGACACTAAAACCCCTTTTTTAAAGATTAACCCTGTATTATTATGGGTAGGTAGCAGATGATTGTATTTAGTTATCAAACTGCTTTACATCTAAAGGAACAATTCCGAAACATGACTAAAACAACAGAAGTTCAACATGTAACAGGAAATTTTTAGCTcatatattcaaatattttagattCCCACCATAACTGCCAAGTTTTCCACAGGCACGTTAAATGTATCCGAATAGTGTATGCCAGATAATTAGTGTTTTAgtttgatatttaaaaatacaacagtGTTGCCATAAAGCCAAGACCACTGATTCAGTTATGCAATGATTGTCAAAAATTTTCTGACAGGTCAAGAGGGAATAAgctgagggagggcagggatagatggaaCATTAGACAGAAATTCTTTATTATAAAGATGgtgagggcctggcacagggtgcccagagaagctgtggctgccccatccctggcagtgttccaggccagcttggatggggcttggagcaacctgggatagtggaaggtgtccttgcccttggcagggggttggaataagatgatttttaaggtcctttccaatccaaaccactccatgattctctgaaaaatgagctacagaaacacaaaaattcaGATTTCCACAGCAAGTTATAAAATAGATGCTTGAGAGAAAAACTAGACAAGAGCCCTTTGgatgaaaagcttttccttaGCATCcaacatttttctgtatttcaaaaacGCTTGTTTTTCCCCAGGAGAAACACCTGTTTCAAGACTTTAAAATGTGCCCTCTGCCAAATTCATAACCAAgccaatatttaaaaatcagcataatGGTAAGTACATACTTACTTATAGCTGCTAATAATAatttagactttttttcctgctaacataaataataattcaGACATTTTTAGACCATTACTTCCTAAGTAATACAAATCAGGCAAGAGATTTCCCAGTTACACTACAGAGCTCAGAACTCCTCTCCAGTTTATCACCAATAATGATGAcgaataaaaatgaaaaaccttGAGAGGGAAGCCCCATCCACTGGAAAGTGTTTGTAATGTGAGAACAGCAGGTTTTTACACATACTTACAGGCCTGGATaaccttccccctcccctccctgcaggaatATACCTGTtccattcttttcatttttggcTGCAGCACTGGTTCGCTTTGGAGTTCGCTTTTGCTTTTTTGCCAGCGTTCCACTATTGCTGTCACTGGGTCTTTTTTGACCTatgagaggagggaaaaaatcaaaaataaaatacatgacACTTGAAATACTTCTGCTACTAAAAAGCTCTTTTTATAAGCAACAAAGAAATCTAAACCCAGACAGCCTGAGAGAGCTGAGGCTGTTCAcagccaggagaagaggaagctcTGGGGAGAACTGAAAGCCCCTTCCAGGGTCTAAAGGggttccaggagagctggagagggactggagaCCAGGGCCCAGTATGACAGGATaagggagaatggcttcccactgtaagagggcagggttaggtgggatattgagaaggaattcttccctgtgagggtgctgaggccctggcacagggtgcccagagaagctgtggccgccccatccttggaagtattccaggacaggctggacggagcttgaagcaacctgggatagtggaagatgtccctgcccgtggaagtggttggaacaagatgggctttgaggtcccttctaacccaaaccattctgtgaatcTATAACCAGCAGacaaaacagagcagcaattTTTAGCCAAGTGACACCAGCCACCTCAGCAAGGATCAGAGCTGCAGTGACTCCTCCAGGACACGCTCACCTTTCTCTCCCgtctccctctcctgccccgCGATGCTGCAATTGCTCGACGTGGTGCTGGCTTCGAATCCATTGGCAGACTCGCTCTCACAGAGCCCTTCCTGAGACTCTTCTGCCACGCTGTCCACCTCGATGGTCATGTCACTCTCGCTCTTGATGCTGCGTGACTCGTCCTGGCTGAGGGCCAGAGGAGAGGCCACCGGGAAGCTCGAGGGGACGCTGGGGGCTAAGGCAGAGGGGGCAGAGTTGGAAGCATTGGCGTCTGGCTTTTCTGCTGTCGCGtcttcagtgctgctcttctCCTTCTCATCCAAGTCATCCAGGTCTACTTCATGGCACAACAAAGTTTCAGGACCAATCTGAGGCATTGTGTCATCCTCGTCTTTCAAGGGAACGCTCTCGTTGGCTTCGGCCGGGCGTTGGAAGTTGTCATTCCTCAGCTCCGGACCGTGCGGAACCGATTCCGCCACCAGGGACGGCATCTCCTCGTTTTCAGTTCTGAGGGACTCCTCAGCATTCAGCCCTCTACATTCCTCTGCTCCACTACATTCATTGGTCCTCTCTTCAGATACAATATTTGGCACTTCCATCTCACTCTCTCGCCGATTTCTCTTCTCAGGTGATGCTTGTTccaaagttttccttttcaaaagttTCTTATCTTTTGTGGAGGGCTCTGTTTCACTTTCAGTAGTGCTGGAAACGTCTTTACAGTCCAAGGAAGACACATCTAACCTTTCAGGTTCTGTAAGAGATTCATTTGTCACCTCTTCCTGGCTTCCTGGTGCAACCTTTGCATTCTCCAGTGAGGGATCTTTTGTCttgctccttctcccttttcccttaGGTGATTTTTCGACCTCTCTTTTGATTTCTTCCATTTGCTCcgttttatttccaaaaatttGAACAATTTGTTCACTTTCCTCAACTTCCAGTTTCAGTGTTTCTAGTGGCTGTACTTGAGTCCTGTCGTTTTCCTTCAGCACATGAGAAATCTTTGGGTTTTCCTCATCCGGCTTCTCATCACGgagtttttcacttttttccagTTCTGAAGTTTCTGGAGAAAATTCTTCATTCAAATTCTTTTCAGATGACTCATCTGCTTCACTGTCAGATGTGCCAGAgtctaaaaaaattttaaaaagaagcaaacaccACCCTAAATAACTAATTGCAGCATGACTTTTTATTTGAACCTCACAAAAACCCCTGTTGCCAGTAATCTGTGAGGTCACCATCAGCTTACAGTAATAATTTTATACCTTAAAAATCCTGCATTACTCAACACACTTGCTATACTTCTTATTTTTACCTAAAATTTATATGAAACTGCAGTACTGGGGGTGCTGTCAGGGCTCAGGAAGCATCTGGATGATGCTCTTAACTCAGGTGATTGAGTTGAAGTCTGATTCTCCTACTATTTCCCAAACAAGCCAATACAAATGAATTACATTTTGTTGCAGCAAAAATAGTTTTATAGATTCCCCTGATCCCATGGATATTGCCTCTCCCATGCGACactacaaaaccaaaaaacacttCTCCCCtccatgcagagaaaaaaaaccaacccaaacccaaaaataaaaaccttctaAACCCCAGTGTGGACATTTCACTGCTGAACTATTGTACGATGCACCACACAGAGAGCAAGCATGAGTACATTACCAGGAGATTACTCAGGGACCTGTACTAAAAGGAGACAGTGATTTCACTTCAGTTCTTGTTCAGAGAGGCTTAGAAACACCAAAGATGTGCTGCCATTTGTGTGTAATTAACAGCTCTGCTGGATGATGGAGTATTGAGGTTGAAGACTTAATTAGCACAATAAAGACTATCATTATAGCACTGGATTTGGTCTGTTCAGGACTGAAAGGCTCTGGCTGAAGAACATGGGATGACTTGTACAGTCACTGCTCTTCTGTGAGCAAGCTGTGCTCCTCAGCAGTGTCAGCTCAACTGCTTACTCAACAAAATTtacaaggagaaaggaaaaaaaaataaccaaccaaaaaaggttaaaaaaaaaccaaaaaaaaacccccaaacttctTTTCAAAAAGGTACTGAAAAAGCCTCCAAAGCATACACAGGGCTGAGATCACTCACCGTTTGATCCTCTATCAGAATCAAACATTCCTGAGCTACGTCTGGTCTGCCTGCGAGGTGTTGCTAAAATTAAAATCGACAGAATTAATTTGTATCGATCGGAAGGAGCGCCCAGCCCCGGCGGTGCGGGCCCGAGGGGCGGAGCGGGAGCCCCGGGCTCGCAGAGCAGCCCGGGCTCCAGCGGAGCGCAGCGAGCTcggctgctccctgcacctCCGCAGCCGCATTTACCTTCGCTGCTGGGCGTtttggggaggctgcaggatgtGTTCGATGGGAGAGTGGATTTCAGAGGGGGCCGCCCACGCTTggatttctgtttctcctcGTCCTTCTTCTCATCCTTTTCCCCATCTTCTTTATTCTGTAGAGGAAACAGTGGATTTTTATTAACGTTTCACTGCTGATTAGCAAACCTTTTGCTCTATTAAAAACTAGCCTGTGGCCtgaataacttttttcttttttttttttttaaatacaatactACAACAAACTTATTGAAAtcattacttttgtttttttcttctgttttctctttggtCCTCCTTTTTCTACTGGCCAGATAATCCGATCAGCTTTCACCCATTCATCATATCTGAAAGGGAATGAAACCATGCTGTTATCACTGCACATAAAAATGCTGTATGAATATGAGGAGTAAAAGACTTGAAttaacacaaaat
This region of Motacilla alba alba isolate MOTALB_02 chromosome 5, Motacilla_alba_V1.0_pri, whole genome shotgun sequence genomic DNA includes:
- the ARID4A gene encoding AT-rich interactive domain-containing protein 4A isoform X3, giving the protein MKAADEPAYLTVGTDVSAKYRGAFCEAKIKTVKRLVKVKVVLKGDNSTQLVQDDQVKGPLRVGAMVETKMPDGSFQEAVISKLTDASWYTVVFDDGDERTLRRTSLCLKGERHFAESETLDQLPLTNPEHFGTPVIGKKSNRGRRSSLPVTEDEKEEESSEEEDEDKRRLNDELLGKVVSVTCNSEKADWYPALVVSPSCNDDVTVKKDQCLVRSFADSKFYSIARKDIKELDLQNLPKSESSPKKGLQEATTFLSTKGVPRNWKMDISEILESSSSDEEDGAAAETDEEEPKREEKTEEVAPEEELDPEERDNFLQQLYKFMEDRGTPINKPPVLGYKDLNLFKLFRLVYQQGGCDNIESGAVWKQIYMDLGIPILNSAASYNVKTAYRKYLYGFEEYCRSANIQFRTIHHNEPKVVEETQKHVEPMEESVKEEQKMPPTEVKKEAEENYSSSESEKEEIELRSPRGRRRLARDAAPAKKDGEEDKTQDKLKDSNKENKDVEETPENAEKKENETPLGKKSTPKQKEKKIKKQEDSDKESDEEEERQREREEIENKGESEGEEDEEDTEPCLTGTKVKVKYGRGKTQKIYEASIKSTEIDDGEVLYLVHYYGWNVRYDEWVKADRIIWPVEKGGPKRKQKKKTKNKEDGEKDEKKDEEKQKSKRGRPPLKSTLPSNTSCSLPKTPSSEDSGTSDSEADESSEKNLNEEFSPETSELEKSEKLRDEKPDEENPKISHVLKENDRTQVQPLETLKLEVEESEQIVQIFGNKTEQMEEIKREVEKSPKGKGRRSKTKDPSLENAKVAPGSQEEVTNESLTEPERLDVSSLDCKDVSSTTESETEPSTKDKKLLKRKTLEQASPEKRNRRESEMEVPNIVSEERTNECSGAEECRGLNAEESLRTENEEMPSLVAESVPHGPELRNDNFQRPAEANESVPLKDEDDTMPQIGPETLLCHEVDLDDLDEKEKSSTEDATAEKPDANASNSAPSALAPSVPSSFPVASPLALSQDESRSIKSESDMTIEVDSVAEESQEGLCESESANGFEASTTSSNCSIAGQERETGEKGQKRPSDSNSGTLAKKQKRTPKRTSAAAKNEKNGTGQSSDSEDLPVLDSSSKCTPVKHINASKPQKISRSPARVVSPHIKDGEKDKHRDKHHHQNASPRVYKWSFQLNELDNMSSTERISFLQEKLQEIRKYYMSLKSEVATIDRRRKRLKKKDREVSHTGASMSSASSDTGMSPSSSSPPQNVLAVECR
- the ARID4A gene encoding AT-rich interactive domain-containing protein 4A isoform X2; translation: MAADEPAYLTVGTDVSAKYRGAFCEAKIKTVKRLVKVKVVLKGDNSTQLVQDDQVKGPLRVGAMVETKMPDGSFQEAVISKLTDASWYTVVFDDGDERTLRRTSLCLKGERHFAESETLDQLPLTNPEHFGTPVIGKKSNRGRRSSLPVTEDEKEEESSEEEDEDKRRLNDELLGKVVSVTCNSEKADWYPALVVSPSCNDDVTVKKDQCLVRSFADSKFYSIARKDIKELDLQNLPKSESSPKKGLQEATTFLSTKGVPRNWKMDISEILESSSSDEEDGAAAETDEEEPKREEKTEEVAPEEELDPEERDNFLQQLYKFMEDRGTPINKPPVLGYKDLNLFKLFRLVYQQGGCDNIESGAVWKQIYMDLGIPILNSAASYNVKTAYRKYLYGFEEYCRSANIQFRTIHHNEPKVVEETQKHVEPMEESVKEEQKMPPTEVKKEAEENYSSSESEKEEIELRSPRGRRRLARDAAPAKKDGEEDKTQDKLKDSNKENKDVEETPENAEKKENETPLGKKSTPKQKEKKIKKQEDSDKESDEEEERQREREEIENKGESEGEEDEEDTEPCLTGTKVKVKYGRGKTQKIYEASIKSTEIDDGEVLYLVHYYGWNVRYDEWVKADRIIWPVEKGGPKRKQKKKTKNKEDGEKDEKKDEEKQKSKRGRPPLKSTLPSNTSCSLPKTPSSEATPRRQTRRSSGMFDSDRGSNDSGTSDSEADESSEKNLNEEFSPETSELEKSEKLRDEKPDEENPKISHVLKENDRTQVQPLETLKLEVEESEQIVQIFGNKTEQMEEIKREVEKSPKGKGRRSKTKDPSLENAKVAPGSQEEVTNESLTEPERLDVSSLDCKDVSSTTESETEPSTKDKKLLKRKTLEQASPEKRNRRESEMEVPNIVSEERTNECSGAEECRGLNAEESLRTENEEMPSLVAESVPHGPELRNDNFQRPAEANESVPLKDEDDTMPQIGPETLLCHEVDLDDLDEKEKSSTEDATAEKPDANASNSAPSALAPSVPSSFPVASPLALSQDESRSIKSESDMTIEVDSVAEESQEGLCESESANGFEASTTSSNCSIAGQERETGEKGQKRPSDSNSGTLAKKQKRTPKRTSAAAKNEKNGTGQSSDSEDLPVLDSSSKCTPVKHINASKPQKISRSPARVVSPHIKDGEKDKHRDKHHHQNASPRVYKWSFQLNELDNMSSTERISFLQEKLQEIRKYYMSLKSEVATIDRRRKRLKKKDREVSHTGASMSSASSDTGMSPSSSSPPQNVLAVECR
- the ARID4A gene encoding AT-rich interactive domain-containing protein 4A isoform X1, with the protein product MKAADEPAYLTVGTDVSAKYRGAFCEAKIKTVKRLVKVKVVLKGDNSTQLVQDDQVKGPLRVGAMVETKMPDGSFQEAVISKLTDASWYTVVFDDGDERTLRRTSLCLKGERHFAESETLDQLPLTNPEHFGTPVIGKKSNRGRRSSLPVTEDEKEEESSEEEDEDKRRLNDELLGKVVSVTCNSEKADWYPALVVSPSCNDDVTVKKDQCLVRSFADSKFYSIARKDIKELDLQNLPKSESSPKKGLQEATTFLSTKGVPRNWKMDISEILESSSSDEEDGAAAETDEEEPKREEKTEEVAPEEELDPEERDNFLQQLYKFMEDRGTPINKPPVLGYKDLNLFKLFRLVYQQGGCDNIESGAVWKQIYMDLGIPILNSAASYNVKTAYRKYLYGFEEYCRSANIQFRTIHHNEPKVVEETQKHVEPMEESVKEEQKMPPTEVKKEAEENYSSSESEKEEIELRSPRGRRRLARDAAPAKKDGEEDKTQDKLKDSNKENKDVEETPENAEKKENETPLGKKSTPKQKEKKIKKQEDSDKESDEEEERQREREEIENKGESEGEEDEEDTEPCLTGTKVKVKYGRGKTQKIYEASIKSTEIDDGEVLYLVHYYGWNVRYDEWVKADRIIWPVEKGGPKRKQKKKTKNKEDGEKDEKKDEEKQKSKRGRPPLKSTLPSNTSCSLPKTPSSEATPRRQTRRSSGMFDSDRGSNDSGTSDSEADESSEKNLNEEFSPETSELEKSEKLRDEKPDEENPKISHVLKENDRTQVQPLETLKLEVEESEQIVQIFGNKTEQMEEIKREVEKSPKGKGRRSKTKDPSLENAKVAPGSQEEVTNESLTEPERLDVSSLDCKDVSSTTESETEPSTKDKKLLKRKTLEQASPEKRNRRESEMEVPNIVSEERTNECSGAEECRGLNAEESLRTENEEMPSLVAESVPHGPELRNDNFQRPAEANESVPLKDEDDTMPQIGPETLLCHEVDLDDLDEKEKSSTEDATAEKPDANASNSAPSALAPSVPSSFPVASPLALSQDESRSIKSESDMTIEVDSVAEESQEGLCESESANGFEASTTSSNCSIAGQERETGEKGQKRPSDSNSGTLAKKQKRTPKRTSAAAKNEKNGTGQSSDSEDLPVLDSSSKCTPVKHINASKPQKISRSPARVVSPHIKDGEKDKHRDKHHHQNASPRVYKWSFQLNELDNMSSTERISFLQEKLQEIRKYYMSLKSEVATIDRRRKRLKKKDREVSHTGASMSSASSDTGMSPSSSSPPQNVLAVECR